One part of the Mesomycoplasma conjunctivae genome encodes these proteins:
- a CDS encoding IS3 family transposase: MSRHFIKDEFDMIYKIYNEFGLKQTINYVNEISPDTNFITREQLVRRIKKIIIYYNNGMQDQLLDKKGANRKPGSGKPKKSIEPDWNEFTKEELIEIAKRYYEINKNKSKSGKLSEAKKLNISFSKSAKIFNVCRQAVAKSKTRVTKVREHKNDAIIKKSFLDNKGRYGRLRLSAYISMKYNIYINPRSLGRDLKRLNLVCKIRKQRRKSEIKNTKFTLPDIVKRDYNDKLNRNIFATDVSYIKAPKDVKDSHVFLSVIIEHKTKKIRDFKLSLNNDLDLVMDNIKTFSSIDKDFVIHSDHGFQYTSKIYIDKINKMGGTVSLSRVGNSLDNREAEYWFSIIKSECLNELDYSKITLEDLKKIIADYIFWYNNYRIQSILNWKTPQQYAMMLK; this comes from the coding sequence ATGTCAAGACACTTTATAAAAGACGAGTTTGATATGATTTATAAAATTTACAATGAATTTGGATTAAAACAAACAATAAATTATGTAAATGAAATTTCGCCAGATACAAATTTTATAACCAGAGAACAGCTAGTTCGAAGAATCAAAAAAATTATTATATACTATAATAATGGTATGCAAGATCAATTATTAGATAAAAAGGGTGCAAATAGAAAGCCAGGAAGTGGCAAACCTAAAAAATCAATTGAACCCGATTGAAACGAATTTACAAAAGAAGAATTAATAGAAATAGCTAAGAGATATTACGAAATCAACAAAAATAAATCAAAATCAGGAAAACTTAGTGAAGCCAAAAAACTAAATATTTCCTTTAGCAAATCTGCAAAAATTTTTAATGTATGCAGACAAGCAGTGGCAAAATCTAAAACTAGAGTTACAAAAGTAAGGGAGCACAAAAATGACGCAATAATTAAAAAATCCTTTCTTGATAACAAAGGTAGATATGGTCGCTTAAGATTGAGTGCTTATATTTCTATGAAATATAATATTTACATTAACCCTCGAAGTCTTGGAAGAGATTTAAAAAGATTGAATTTAGTATGCAAAATTAGAAAACAAAGAAGAAAGAGCGAAATTAAGAATACCAAATTCACACTGCCCGATATTGTTAAACGCGACTACAATGATAAATTAAATAGAAATATTTTTGCTACTGATGTTTCATACATAAAAGCTCCCAAAGATGTTAAGGATAGTCATGTATTTTTGTCTGTAATAATTGAGCATAAAACTAAAAAAATCAGAGATTTTAAATTATCTCTAAACAATGATCTTGATTTAGTTATGGATAATATAAAGACATTTAGCTCTATTGATAAAGATTTTGTTATTCATTCAGACCATGGATTTCAATACACCTCAAAAATCTATATTGACAAAATAAATAAAATGGGAGGAACTGTTTCATTGTCTCGTGTAGGAAATTCACTAGATAATAGAGAGGCTGAATACTGATTTTCAATTATAAAAAGTGAATGTTTAAACGAGTTAGACTACAGTAAAATAACTTTAGAAGATCTGAAAAAAATAATTGCAGATTATATATTTTGATACAACAACTATAGAATTCAATCGATTTTAAATTGAAAAACACCACAGCAATATGCTATGATGTTAAAATAA
- a CDS encoding DUF2130 domain-containing protein produces MVKQIKIRLIDSKTLTYELLEDGNKGDRFSIFSEIEEYANAIIQKKKEEWKKEITNDILQNHFEVKELKEKVSKSASHLQRLDTEKNKIEWANKQLINQIKDLKDNQDQTIKKEVELQKLQIESEKTKTISELEKTISLLKEKNTILQSDKEKIANDKKYEIEKIQQEIKNKEQQIQLDNQRKIQEIKDKIQQDNDKKIKESADELAKIKTENYLNQIQELQQKNKEQEEQISRFREKNINSKEIGEELEQWILEKYNHTFPNTGFETSRYMFNFEKDNKVVAGEDGHTKADFIFSIEDKENQKIERIIVEAKTESKFKEGKQKNASFFRTLESNRKKKDAAYAILVTELESKEYFTIEKVAGYEKLYMCRPHFFITLLNILKSLIIKENELLIEIGRAKWDFKESEAIRSEFEDWREKKLIKFANKIREKTEKQQKTIANIITSAQSIEDFLRDLVDKEIANFEKHIGDYKIEKIIKKIDKLND; encoded by the coding sequence ATGGTAAAACAAATCAAAATTAGATTAATTGATAGTAAAACACTAACATATGAATTATTAGAAGATGGCAATAAAGGTGATCGTTTTTCTATTTTTAGCGAAATAGAAGAATATGCAAATGCAATTATTCAAAAGAAAAAAGAAGAATGAAAAAAAGAAATTACTAATGATATTTTACAAAATCATTTTGAAGTTAAAGAATTAAAAGAAAAAGTCTCAAAAAGTGCTAGCCATTTACAAAGATTAGATACAGAAAAAAATAAAATTGAATGAGCTAATAAGCAATTAATAAACCAAATAAAAGATCTTAAAGATAACCAAGATCAAACAATAAAAAAAGAAGTGGAATTGCAGAAGTTGCAAATAGAGTCTGAAAAAACTAAGACCATTTCAGAATTGGAAAAAACAATTAGTTTATTAAAGGAAAAAAATACTATTCTACAATCTGACAAAGAGAAAATTGCTAATGATAAAAAGTATGAAATTGAAAAAATCCAACAAGAAATAAAAAACAAAGAACAACAAATTCAACTGGATAATCAACGCAAAATACAAGAAATAAAAGATAAAATTCAGCAAGATAATGATAAAAAAATTAAAGAATCAGCTGATGAACTAGCAAAAATAAAAACAGAAAATTACCTTAATCAAATTCAAGAATTGCAGCAAAAAAATAAAGAACAAGAAGAACAAATTTCTAGATTTAGAGAAAAAAATATCAACTCCAAAGAAATTGGTGAAGAGCTTGAACAATGAATTTTGGAAAAATATAATCACACATTTCCAAACACAGGATTTGAAACTTCAAGATACATGTTTAATTTTGAAAAAGATAATAAAGTTGTTGCTGGTGAAGATGGCCATACTAAAGCCGACTTTATTTTTAGTATAGAAGACAAAGAAAACCAAAAAATTGAAAGAATAATTGTTGAGGCAAAAACTGAATCTAAATTTAAAGAAGGAAAGCAAAAAAATGCTAGCTTCTTTCGAACATTAGAGTCCAATAGAAAGAAAAAAGATGCTGCTTATGCCATTTTAGTTACTGAACTAGAATCAAAAGAATACTTTACCATCGAAAAAGTTGCTGGATATGAAAAACTTTATATGTGTCGCCCTCATTTTTTTATCACTCTTTTAAATATTTTAAAATCCTTAATTATTAAAGAAAATGAACTACTAATAGAAATTGGCCGTGCTAAATGAGATTTTAAAGAATCAGAGGCTATTCGAAGTGAGTTTGAAGACTGACGTGAAAAAAAATTAATCAAATTTGCAAATAAAATTCGAGAAAAAACAGAAAAACAACAAAAAACTATTGCAAATATTATCACAAGTGCACAAAGTATTGAAGATTTCTTGAGAGACTTAGTTGATAAGGAAATTGCTAATTTTGAAAAACATATTGGTGATTATAAAATCGAAAAAATTATCAAAAAAATTGATAAATTAAATGATTAA
- a CDS encoding lactate/malate family dehydrogenase, with translation MKNIAIINTTLNNMTVVNNALIKDLGANFFIINSNIEAAQAHVKDLEDVIDFNNKSQLEVADFRVLQKCDIILIDVHSSWKPGMSDVDVMVQNSEFIYQVAWQTRLNNFNGLALILAPNNSVMTRVFADVSGLSTTKVIGLGAILESFRINKQFGRVIENFENNALVLGDSENSFVAVQDLLFKYVNISSKDLDIENTVLQANTQTNRILSIKNHNNWGMGFWAFQVLDAIVNNKKTTFILNVNKSDESMISDVFISLPTTIDGEGISNIYWPKFSSKEENLVYAFVNEQRNFYKIINHYFASKNK, from the coding sequence ATGAAAAATATTGCCATAATTAATACCACTTTGAATAATATGACTGTGGTAAATAATGCTCTAATTAAGGATTTGGGTGCCAATTTTTTTATTATTAATTCTAATATTGAAGCTGCCCAAGCACATGTTAAAGACTTAGAAGATGTTATTGATTTTAATAATAAATCTCAACTGGAAGTAGCTGATTTTCGAGTTTTACAAAAATGTGATATTATTTTAATAGATGTTCACAGTAGTTGAAAACCAGGTATGTCTGATGTTGATGTCATGGTGCAAAATAGTGAATTCATTTATCAAGTAGCTTGGCAAACACGACTTAATAATTTCAATGGTTTAGCACTAATTTTAGCTCCAAATAATAGTGTAATGACAAGAGTGTTTGCAGATGTTAGCGGTTTGAGTACTACCAAAGTAATAGGTCTTGGTGCAATATTGGAAAGCTTTCGCATTAATAAACAATTCGGTAGAGTAATTGAAAACTTTGAAAATAATGCTTTAGTTTTAGGTGATAGTGAAAATAGTTTTGTCGCTGTGCAAGACCTGCTTTTTAAGTATGTCAATATTTCCAGTAAAGATTTAGATATTGAAAATACTGTCTTACAAGCTAATACTCAAACTAATAGAATATTAAGTATCAAAAATCACAATAATTGAGGTATGGGTTTTTGAGCTTTTCAAGTTTTAGACGCTATTGTAAATAACAAAAAAACCACTTTTATTTTAAATGTTAATAAAAGTGATGAATCTATGATTAGCGATGTTTTCATATCACTGCCAACCACTATTGATGGAGAAGGTATTAGCAATATTTACTGACCAAAATTTTCATCTAAAGAAGAAAATTTAGTTTATGCTTTTGTTAATGAACAACGTAATTTTTACAAAATTATCAACCACTATTTTGCTTCAAAAAACAAGTAA
- the mnmA gene encoding tRNA 2-thiouridine(34) synthase MnmA: MSRIVVGLSGGVDSSVTAYLLKQQGHEVIAVFMRNWDSTINNDIKGNDSYQDHICPQEKDWLDAQKIAKQLDIPIHRVDFIDEYWNEVFEDLIEKYKNGKTPNPDILCNKNIKFKHFLNYSIEKFKADFIAMGHYAKTENSFLFEAKDENKDQSYFLSQLSNEQLKKVLFPLGDYTKDQVRKIAFEQNLITHDKKDSTGICFIGERRFSDFLQNYIPSQPGNIVDITTQKIVGRHVGAMYFTIGQRKGFGLSGMSQPYFVVGHNLAQKILYVAPQDQRHWLVSNNLLASHLNILNANFNPNNLKAKFRYHQKAVAVQIKIIDNDQFQVYYDDFEAVTPGQEVVIYDGPMVVISGQIEKVFQNQKELDYLS, translated from the coding sequence ATGTCAAGAATTGTAGTTGGTTTATCAGGTGGAGTTGATTCTTCTGTAACAGCTTATTTATTAAAGCAACAAGGACATGAGGTAATTGCTGTTTTTATGAGAAATTGAGACTCAACTATCAACAACGATATTAAGGGAAATGATTCCTATCAAGACCACATTTGTCCGCAAGAAAAAGATTGATTAGATGCGCAAAAAATTGCCAAACAATTAGATATTCCAATTCACCGAGTTGATTTTATTGATGAATATTGAAATGAAGTTTTTGAAGATCTAATTGAAAAATACAAAAATGGCAAAACACCAAATCCTGATATTTTATGTAATAAAAATATTAAATTTAAACACTTTTTAAACTATAGTATCGAAAAATTTAAAGCTGATTTTATAGCGATGGGCCATTATGCAAAAACTGAAAACAGCTTCCTTTTTGAAGCAAAAGATGAAAATAAAGATCAAAGCTATTTTCTGTCACAATTGTCAAATGAGCAACTAAAAAAAGTTTTGTTTCCTCTAGGTGATTACACTAAAGATCAAGTGCGAAAAATTGCATTTGAACAAAATTTAATTACCCATGATAAAAAAGATTCAACTGGAATTTGTTTTATTGGTGAACGCCGCTTCAGTGACTTTTTGCAAAATTATATCCCTAGTCAACCAGGAAATATTGTAGATATTACTACTCAAAAAATTGTGGGTAGACATGTTGGTGCAATGTATTTTACTATCGGACAGCGAAAAGGCTTTGGCCTTAGTGGTATGAGTCAACCTTATTTTGTAGTTGGTCATAATTTAGCACAAAAAATTCTTTATGTAGCTCCTCAAGATCAAAGACATTGACTTGTTTCTAACAATTTGTTAGCTTCGCATTTAAATATATTAAATGCCAATTTTAATCCTAACAATTTAAAAGCTAAATTTCGCTATCACCAAAAAGCAGTTGCCGTGCAAATCAAAATAATAGACAACGATCAATTCCAAGTCTATTATGATGATTTTGAAGCTGTTACCCCCGGACAAGAAGTGGTTATATATGATGGCCCAATGGTAGTCATCTCTGGACAAATTGAAAAGGTTTTTCAAAATCAAAAAGAGCTTGATTACTTAAGTTAA
- a CDS encoding MAGa3780 family membrane protein yields the protein MENSNNYISEKLDDFSKWARHRKTALIFSVLVLSFSIYLITRSIRNNYQEFVLDNYYFISFVNYFQNFSVIFYFTYQSNILLGLALLGYTISPTKRKFQFLFATTVMMTIVFIVFWTLIAWHIDFNNSKELFSTATVHFLHPILAVISLFWFRKDFVLKKIGLFAAIFYMFAYYIFCLFLYIFTVKQWLSNQYDDEKFVYFYTGLTIYPFLNFLHPFFYSGNNYFLIFLLNLITFLFSFILPYLVALLLINLYGIRRIEWKLRPFIYSFFKRIYKLFKITYDKTKMIFNKKEDQ from the coding sequence ATGGAAAATTCAAATAATTATATTTCAGAAAAATTGGACGACTTTTCAAAGTGAGCTAGACATAGAAAAACAGCGCTGATTTTTAGTGTTTTGGTTTTATCTTTTTCTATTTATCTAATTACAAGATCTATTAGAAACAATTATCAAGAATTTGTTTTAGATAACTATTATTTCATTAGTTTTGTAAACTACTTTCAAAACTTTAGTGTTATTTTTTACTTCACCTACCAATCCAATATCTTGCTCGGTTTAGCTCTTCTAGGTTATACAATATCACCAACAAAAAGAAAATTTCAATTTCTTTTTGCAACAACAGTAATGATGACAATTGTTTTTATTGTTTTTTGAACATTAATAGCCTGACATATAGACTTTAATAATTCAAAAGAACTTTTTTCAACAGCAACAGTTCATTTTTTACACCCTATCCTTGCAGTAATTTCACTTTTTTGATTTAGAAAAGATTTTGTGCTTAAAAAAATAGGTTTATTTGCTGCTATTTTTTATATGTTTGCCTACTATATTTTTTGTTTATTTTTATACATTTTTACAGTCAAACAATGATTAAGTAACCAATATGATGATGAAAAATTTGTTTATTTTTATACAGGTTTGACTATTTACCCTTTTTTAAATTTTTTACATCCTTTCTTTTATTCAGGTAATAATTATTTCCTAATTTTCCTATTAAATTTAATTACTTTTTTATTTTCATTTATACTTCCGTATCTTGTAGCTCTACTTCTTATAAATCTTTATGGCATCAGGCGAATAGAGTGAAAATTAAGACCTTTTATTTACAGTTTTTTTAAAAGAATATACAAATTATTTAAAATAACATATGACAAAACTAAAATGATATTTAATAAGAAAGAAGATCAATAA
- a CDS encoding beta/alpha barrel domain-containing protein, which produces MFYSQSVLALNIFKSLKILTKLQKYGLKYAHIDFADEIYAKNFGANYEMTSYLVKLFPNIEFDAHLMTKNPFEKIEKLVQIGIKTIFIPIEFLTLEQLIFIKKQYPNINFGAMLQAHQEVQDFANIIAKIPIILVMTIDKIGGTGQPLNPKLLEKISQIRSLNSKIKVYSDGGLRKENWDLFEQFNVDVAIGGSIIFSYPNFSDFAKQWGSNDSN; this is translated from the coding sequence ATGTTTTATTCTCAAAGTGTTTTAGCTCTAAATATATTTAAATCTTTAAAAATATTAACAAAGTTGCAAAAATATGGACTTAAATATGCACATATTGACTTTGCAGATGAAATTTATGCCAAAAATTTTGGTGCAAATTATGAAATGACTTCCTATCTAGTTAAATTATTTCCAAATATTGAATTTGATGCACACTTAATGACTAAAAACCCTTTTGAAAAAATTGAAAAATTGGTACAAATTGGAATAAAAACCATTTTTATTCCCATAGAATTTTTAACATTAGAACAACTTATTTTTATAAAAAAGCAATATCCAAATATAAATTTTGGAGCAATGTTGCAAGCTCATCAAGAAGTCCAAGATTTTGCAAATATTATTGCAAAAATACCTATTATTTTAGTAATGACAATTGATAAAATTGGAGGTACAGGCCAACCTTTAAATCCTAAGTTATTAGAAAAAATAAGCCAGATTCGTTCTTTAAATTCAAAGATTAAAGTTTATTCTGATGGTGGACTAAGAAAAGAAAATTGAGACTTATTTGAGCAATTTAATGTGGATGTAGCAATTGGTGGCAGCATTATCTTTTCCTATCCTAATTTTTCAGATTTTGCAAAACAATGAGGTAGCAATGACTCCAATTAA
- a CDS encoding PTS sugar transporter subunit IIA, protein MKLFDKKMMVFKDIKDWKEVVHEGVRILVENQKATWDLEKAIMESTAQFGAYYVLEKGIALLHAPVGAYCIKAAASILLLHNYVTFNNQEDKQAKIIVTLSAPNSNDHIDLISQFANYFGNQEFKKEAYQANSVEHFLDIVKKYEV, encoded by the coding sequence ATGAAATTATTTGACAAAAAAATGATGGTTTTTAAAGACATTAAAGATTGAAAAGAAGTAGTTCATGAGGGCGTAAGGATATTAGTTGAAAATCAAAAAGCAACTTGAGATCTTGAAAAAGCAATCATGGAATCCACTGCTCAATTCGGTGCTTACTATGTTTTAGAAAAAGGCATTGCACTTTTGCATGCCCCAGTCGGTGCTTATTGTATTAAAGCTGCAGCATCAATTTTACTTTTGCACAACTATGTAACTTTTAATAATCAAGAAGATAAACAAGCAAAAATTATTGTTACATTAAGTGCACCAAACTCTAATGATCATATTGATTTAATTTCACAATTTGCAAATTATTTTGGTAATCAAGAGTTTAAAAAAGAAGCATATCAAGCAAATAGTGTTGAGCATTTTTTAGATATAGTTAAAAAATATGAGGTTTAA
- a CDS encoding PTS sugar transporter subunit IIB, translating into MNIKCVCGSGLGSSLLLEMNVKMVLDKLNIDYESVEHTNISSFNAQGVDYVVVGADVAPTLEFDASKMIVLTNILSKEELEEKLKKVLKIN; encoded by the coding sequence ATGAACATAAAATGTGTTTGTGGATCTGGTCTAGGATCATCACTTTTACTCGAAATGAATGTAAAAATGGTGCTAGATAAATTAAATATTGACTATGAATCAGTAGAACATACAAACATTTCTTCCTTTAATGCACAAGGTGTTGATTATGTCGTTGTTGGTGCTGATGTTGCACCAACTTTAGAATTTGATGCCAGCAAAATGATAGTTTTAACTAACATTTTATCTAAGGAAGAATTAGAAGAAAAATTAAAAAAAGTTTTAAAAATTAATTAA
- a CDS encoding PTS ascorbate transporter subunit IIC, with protein sequence MNFGFWLLSFIKDFVGTPALLVGLFTLIGAISMRKKLSQIIISSFKVTVGFLILGGGAGVLVGSLTKFQPLFERVYNLSGVIPNNDAFAGALAKSLPSIATLGSLIMVVAMLLNIILALFSRLKYVYLSGHVLYYSSLMLAAVMYTSGFDFQNSASDFALALISGAGVLAIYMIVSPAVQQRYMRQITQTDEIALGHTGGFGYALSGIIGETIAKFAKKPLLSTEAIKFPQSLYFFRNTLVSISLTVFVFYLFAFLPAGIMYEIGKIDPLRDAQAFEILSSGNWVVTMIVSAFTFTAGVEIILAGVRLFVGELVPMFKGISDKLIKNSKVAVDCPVVFPYAPNAVIIGFISSFLAGIVGLLITLGLGKAALIPAVILPGLVPHFFLGATSGVFGNVKGGIWGAIVGPFVGGLIITFIPVFFALGNWTPLSNNSLGQLLVASGESSKSLVSLNWGDTDYFIGYLPGLIGLIPKIGKFAIFVTTILAYLGFVIDGIIKKQRSKKLEEQRH encoded by the coding sequence ATGAATTTTGGTTTCTGATTACTATCTTTTATAAAAGATTTTGTAGGAACCCCAGCTTTACTTGTTGGTCTTTTTACACTCATTGGTGCAATTTCAATGCGTAAAAAGCTTTCACAAATTATCATCAGCTCTTTTAAAGTCACAGTTGGATTTTTAATTCTTGGTGGCGGCGCTGGTGTGCTCGTCGGCTCCCTTACAAAATTTCAACCCCTTTTTGAAAGAGTTTATAATCTATCAGGGGTAATTCCTAACAACGATGCTTTTGCAGGCGCGCTTGCAAAATCACTTCCAAGTATTGCAACTCTTGGTTCACTCATTATGGTAGTTGCAATGCTTTTAAACATCATTTTAGCTTTATTTTCCAGACTAAAATATGTTTATTTATCAGGGCATGTGCTCTATTATTCTTCACTAATGTTAGCAGCTGTGATGTATACTTCCGGCTTTGATTTTCAAAATAGTGCCTCCGATTTTGCCCTTGCACTAATTTCTGGAGCAGGAGTTTTAGCTATTTACATGATTGTCTCACCTGCAGTTCAACAAAGATATATGCGTCAAATAACACAAACAGATGAGATTGCCCTTGGTCACACAGGTGGTTTTGGTTATGCACTCTCTGGTATAATCGGTGAGACTATTGCTAAGTTTGCAAAAAAACCGCTTCTATCAACTGAGGCTATTAAGTTTCCCCAATCACTCTACTTTTTTAGAAATACCTTAGTTTCTATTTCACTGACTGTCTTTGTTTTCTATTTATTTGCTTTTTTACCAGCTGGTATTATGTACGAAATTGGTAAGATAGATCCTCTTCGCGATGCTCAAGCTTTTGAGATTTTATCTTCAGGTAATTGGGTAGTCACAATGATTGTCTCTGCTTTTACTTTTACAGCTGGGGTAGAAATTATTTTAGCTGGTGTGCGTTTATTTGTCGGTGAATTAGTGCCGATGTTTAAAGGAATTTCTGACAAATTAATTAAAAATTCTAAGGTTGCAGTTGATTGTCCAGTGGTCTTTCCTTATGCACCAAATGCTGTCATTATTGGCTTTATTTCTTCTTTTTTAGCAGGAATTGTTGGCCTTCTAATTACTCTTGGTTTAGGAAAAGCAGCTCTGATTCCCGCAGTTATTTTACCAGGATTAGTGCCACACTTTTTCCTAGGAGCAACTTCTGGAGTTTTTGGTAATGTCAAAGGTGGCATCTGAGGAGCAATTGTTGGACCTTTTGTTGGTGGACTAATTATTACTTTTATTCCTGTCTTTTTTGCTCTTGGAAACTGAACACCACTTTCAAATAATTCTTTAGGTCAACTTTTGGTCGCCTCTGGTGAGTCTAGCAAATCACTTGTTAGTCTTAACTGAGGAGATACAGATTATTTTATTGGGTATCTTCCAGGACTTATTGGCTTGATTCCAAAAATTGGTAAGTTTGCAATTTTTGTAACTACAATCTTAGCTTATTTAGGATTTGTTATTGATGGAATTATTAAAAAACAAAGAAGTAAAAAACTTGAAGAGCAAAGACACTAA
- a CDS encoding transketolase-like TK C-terminal-containing protein has product MELLKNKEVKNLKSKDTNLFLASMRSIAIDAINQAGGGHLGMALGASEIFYAIVAKNLHFSSKNPKRINRDRFVLSAGHGSMGLYSLYHLMGLISLEEIKQHKQLHSQTPSHPEVDKLDYIDASTGPLGQGIAMAVGMALAEQKLANYFNYQDFLLINHYTYVLCGDGDLQEGVALEALAFAATNKLSKLIVIHDYNDVQIDTRSSEVNSVDFQGFFSSLGFHTIILKDNQVETIDEAIKEAQNSNLPTYIQVPTIIAFQTQFANQSLGHHGSLNLEQTIDLKTKLNLTNFQPFNVENSVYQMGQKLLLKKEQAYQKWENLFTAYQKRFPDLAQKFVDFMNKKEDISIENLVFAKQNLAIRDYVGQIITTLNQKDLFLLGGSADLAVATKVQFTNPKRIDYGIREFAMAAINNGILLHSNFRTISSTFLSFSDYGKPALRMASLMKLNPIYIFSHDSYQVGGDGPTHQPVEQLGALRAIPNFLVVRPCDDFETLEGFSYLLNLKDQPSALIASRQPLVSYNKLEKFAPAYYIDRKINNNIILLASGSEVSLACKVASELEKYNIIASVVSVPILQLLVDDAELIKKLELDKVPLFAIEASNDTLWYKLAVYQKFAGRFAKDFGESAPGQIVYELKGFSPEFISQQVLKFLEK; this is encoded by the coding sequence ATGGAATTATTAAAAAACAAAGAAGTAAAAAACTTGAAGAGCAAAGACACTAATTTATTTTTAGCATCAATGCGCTCAATTGCTATTGATGCTATTAATCAAGCAGGTGGTGGACACCTTGGAATGGCTTTAGGTGCAAGTGAAATTTTTTATGCAATAGTTGCAAAAAACCTTCATTTTTCAAGCAAAAATCCTAAACGAATCAACCGTGATCGCTTTGTTCTCTCAGCTGGTCATGGCTCAATGGGTCTTTATTCACTCTATCATTTAATGGGCTTAATTTCACTTGAAGAAATCAAGCAACACAAGCAATTACACTCGCAAACACCTTCGCATCCTGAAGTTGATAAACTAGATTATATTGATGCTTCGACAGGTCCTTTGGGTCAAGGAATCGCGATGGCAGTGGGAATGGCACTTGCTGAGCAAAAGTTAGCAAACTACTTCAATTATCAAGACTTTTTACTCATCAATCACTATACATATGTTCTTTGTGGCGATGGCGATTTACAAGAAGGAGTCGCCCTTGAAGCACTAGCTTTTGCAGCTACTAATAAACTTAGCAAACTAATTGTCATCCATGATTATAATGATGTCCAAATTGATACAAGATCATCTGAGGTCAACAGCGTTGATTTTCAAGGATTTTTTAGCTCACTAGGCTTTCATACGATTATTTTAAAAGATAATCAGGTAGAAACTATTGATGAGGCAATAAAAGAGGCACAAAATTCCAATTTACCAACTTATATTCAAGTGCCAACAATTATTGCTTTTCAAACTCAGTTTGCAAATCAAAGTCTAGGACACCATGGAAGCTTGAATTTAGAACAAACTATTGATTTAAAAACAAAGCTCAATTTAACTAATTTTCAACCTTTTAATGTTGAAAATTCAGTTTATCAAATGGGTCAAAAACTGCTTTTAAAAAAAGAACAAGCTTACCAAAAATGAGAGAATTTATTTACAGCTTATCAAAAAAGATTTCCTGATTTGGCACAAAAGTTTGTTGATTTTATGAACAAAAAAGAAGATATTAGCATTGAAAATCTAGTTTTTGCTAAGCAAAATTTAGCAATTCGTGACTATGTTGGCCAAATTATTACTACTTTAAATCAAAAAGACTTATTTTTATTAGGTGGCTCAGCTGATTTAGCCGTTGCTACGAAAGTACAGTTTACAAATCCTAAAAGGATTGACTATGGAATTCGTGAATTTGCGATGGCTGCTATTAACAATGGAATTTTATTACATAGTAATTTTAGAACTATTTCTTCAACTTTTTTAAGCTTTAGTGATTATGGCAAACCAGCGCTGAGAATGGCTTCATTGATGAAATTAAACCCTATTTATATTTTTAGTCATGACTCTTATCAAGTAGGTGGTGATGGACCAACTCACCAACCTGTTGAACAATTAGGTGCTCTTAGGGCTATTCCTAATTTTTTAGTAGTGCGACCTTGCGATGACTTTGAGACTCTAGAAGGTTTTTCTTACCTTTTAAATCTAAAAGATCAACCCAGTGCCCTCATTGCTTCGCGTCAGCCTTTAGTTTCTTATAATAAATTAGAAAAATTTGCTCCAGCTTACTATATTGATAGAAAAATCAACAACAATATTATCTTGTTAGCTTCAGGATCAGAAGTCAGCTTAGCATGTAAAGTGGCTAGTGAACTAGAAAAATATAATATCATTGCAAGTGTGGTCTCTGTGCCTATTTTGCAACTTTTAGTCGACGATGCTGAGCTAATTAAGAAGTTAGAATTAGACAAAGTGCCACTTTTTGCAATTGAAGCTTCTAATGATACTCTTTGGTACAAATTAGCAGTTTATCAAAAATTTGCAGGTCGCTTTGCAAAAGACTTCGGCGAATCAGCTCCTGGGCAAATTGTCTATGAATTAAAAGGTTTTAGCCCAGAATTTATTAGTCAGCAAGTACTCAAATTTCTTGAAAAATAA